One Choloepus didactylus isolate mChoDid1 chromosome 8, mChoDid1.pri, whole genome shotgun sequence DNA window includes the following coding sequences:
- the ARL1 gene encoding ADP-ribosylation factor-like protein 1 yields the protein MGGFFSSIFSSLFGTREMRILILGLDGAGKTTILYRLQVGEVVTTIPTIGFNVETVTYKNLKFQVWDLGGQTSIRPYWRCYYSNTDAVIYVVDSCDRDRIGISKSELVAMLEEEELRKAILVVFANKQDMEQAMTPSEMANSLGLPALKDRKWQIFKTSATKGTGLDEAMEWLVETLKSRQ from the exons ATGG gTGGCTTTTTCTCAAgtattttttccagtttgtttgGAACCCGGGaaatgagaattttaattttggGATTAGATGGAGCAGGAAAAACCACAATTTTGTACAGGTTACAGGTTGGAGAAGTCGTTACTACTATTCCTA CTATTGGATTTAATGTTGAGACGGTAACATACAAAAACCTTAAATTCCAAGTCTGGGATTTAGGAGGACAGACAAGTATCAG GCCATACTGGCGATGTTATTATTCAAACACAGATGCAGTCATTTATGTAGTAGACAGTTGTGACCGAGACCGAATTGGAATTTCCAAATCAGAGTTAGTTGCCATGTTGGAG gaagaagagctgagaaaagccATTTTAGTGGTGTTTGCAAATAAGCAGGACATGGAACAGGCCATGACACCCTCAGAGATGGCGAACTCACTTGGGTTACCTGCCTTGAAGGACCGaaaatggcaaatatttaaaacttcaGCAACCAAAGGCACTGGCCTTGATGAGGCAATGGAATG GTTAGTTGAAACATTAAAGAGCAGACAGTAA